In Thermanaerovibrio velox DSM 12556, the genomic stretch TGTCGGAGGGGCTTTTAGTGGCCTTGGTCTCCGACGCGGGTACGCCGGGCATAAGCGATCCCGGTGAGATCGTGGTGAGGATGGCCATAGATGAGGGGTTCCCGGTGGACGTTCTGCCGGGCCCGTCTGCGGCTATCACCGCGTTGGTGATGTCGGGGTTGGGGACTCGGCGGTTCACATTTGAGGGGTTCCTGGAGGGCCGCAGGTCCTTTAAGGAGGCCAGGCTTAGGGCGCTGAAGGACCGGGAGGAGACGCTGGTGTTTTACGCGTCCCCCCACCAGGCTTGAGGAGGACCTGTCCATGATGGTCCGTCTGCTGGGTGACAGGCCCGCCGCCCTGGTGAGGGAGATCAGCAAGATCCACCAGCAGGTGATCCGGGGGACCCTTTCGGAGCTTTTGGAGTCCTGCGGCAGCAATCCCTTTAGGGGGGAGGATGGTGCTGGTGGTATCGGGTTCCGGCTGTGATCCCGGGGGTTGTTCGGGTGAGCGGGGTGCTGCCGGGGCCGAAGGATGGGAGGAGGCCGCCAAGGGTCTTTTGGAGGCCGGCCTTGGGGTGAAGGAAGTGGCGTTGCGGATAAACCAGGAGATGGGGGTGCCCAAGAATCGGGTGAAGGAACTTTTGCTGGGGCTTTTGCGGGGTAATCGTTGATGGATTAGAATACATCGAACAACCGAGGTCTAGGGAGGAATGTCTCGTGAGCGAGAGGAACACCTTTTACATTACCACCCCGATATACTACGTGAACGACGTGCCCCACATAGGGCACGCCTACACCACCATAGCAGCGGACGTGCTTGCCAGACATCACCGGATGTTGGGTCACAGGACCTTCTTCCTCACCGGTACCGACGAGCACGGGCAGAAGATCCAGCAGGCCGCCTCTGCCAAGGGGCTTACCGCCCAGCAGCTGGCGGACCAGACGGTGGAGAACTTCCGCCGGCTGTGGAAGGTGCTTAACATAACCAACGACGACTTCATCCGTACCACCGAGGAGAGGCACGAGAGGGTGGTTCAGCACATATTCTCCAAACTCCTTGAGAAGGGGGACATATATCTAGGCTCCTACGAGGGTTGGTACTGCGTGCCCTGTGAGACCTACGTGCCGGAGGCTCAGATGGGGGAGGGCAACACCTGTCCGGACTGTGGGAGGCCCCTTCAGAAGATGACCGAGGAGAGCTATTTCTTCCGCATGTCCAAGTACGAGAAGCCCCTTTTGGAGTACTACGAGTCTCATCCGGAGGCCATACTCCCCAAGAGCCGCTACAACGAGATAGTGAGCTTCATAAAGGGGGGGCTTAAGGATCAGTCCATATCCAGGACCACCCTTACCTGGGGTGTACCGGTGCCTGGGGATCCGAAGCACGTGGTGTACGTGTGGTTTGACGCGCTCATCAACTATCTGTCCGCCCTTGGCTATCCCGATGAGAACGGGCTGTGGAAGACCTTTTGGCCCGCCTGTCATCACCTGGTGGGGAAGGACATAATACGTTTCCACTCGGTGGTATGGCCGGCGCTCCTCATGGCCTTGGAGCTTGAGCCCCCGCGGATGGTCTTCGCCCATGGATGGTGGACCGTGGACGGGGACAAGATGTCCAAGTCCAAGGGCAACGTGGTGGATCCCTTTGAGATGGCGGACGTCTACGGGGTGGATCCCTTCCGGTACTTCCTTCTCCGGGAGGTCCCGTTCGGCCTGGATGGG encodes the following:
- the metG gene encoding methionine--tRNA ligase, giving the protein MSERNTFYITTPIYYVNDVPHIGHAYTTIAADVLARHHRMLGHRTFFLTGTDEHGQKIQQAASAKGLTAQQLADQTVENFRRLWKVLNITNDDFIRTTEERHERVVQHIFSKLLEKGDIYLGSYEGWYCVPCETYVPEAQMGEGNTCPDCGRPLQKMTEESYFFRMSKYEKPLLEYYESHPEAILPKSRYNEIVSFIKGGLKDQSISRTTLTWGVPVPGDPKHVVYVWFDALINYLSALGYPDENGLWKTFWPACHHLVGKDIIRFHSVVWPALLMALELEPPRMVFAHGWWTVDGDKMSKSKGNVVDPFEMADVYGVDPFRYFLLREVPFGLDGDFSERAMVQRINSDLANDLGNLLNRTLQMMKKYRDGLVPSAVSPTGLELSVRRMGEEVTVQVDDLLERFAFDEALKAIWSFIGRANKYIDETMPWKLGSEGKGEELDRVLRTLFEALKLASQLVYPFMPECASRIWSQLGLPGSVSDCRRPWSFDEMEPVKVEKGDVLFPRIDLAKWDETRGRLLAERVAAAQGGQGSEGDDMDYSDHEEEITIDLFKKVELRVAQVLAVEPVPKADKLYKLELDLGYEKRTIVSGIREFYQPDELVGKRIIVICNLKPSVIRGVKSNGMLLAAESPSTKNFTLGLLTVDRDVPLGSRIH
- the rsmI gene encoding 16S rRNA (cytidine(1402)-2'-O)-methyltransferase, with the protein product MPLVLVPTPIGNLQDITLRALEVLKGCDVVACEDTRRTLKLLNHYGIKKPLMSLHEHNEVMRLGRMREMLSEGLLVALVSDAGTPGISDPGEIVVRMAIDEGFPVDVLPGPSAAITALVMSGLGTRRFTFEGFLEGRRSFKEARLRALKDREETLVFYASPHQA